Part of the Sphingorhabdus pulchriflava genome is shown below.
CGTCCACTATGACGCCGCGCATCCGCCGCTCGGTCGACCCTGAACCGAGCGCCAGCAGGCGATTACCATCGAGCGCGAGCAGTATTTCAAAATCGGGCTTGGCCTTTTTACGCGCCTTGGCATCGTGCGGGAGCGCGTCGGGAAGCAGACCGATCAGTCGCCCAGCGTCGCTGCCGTTAAAGGTTGCGAGGTGGACATCGTCATCCGCGACGACGAAGATTCTGTTGCCGAACCGAACCATCCCGCTTGCTGCCGAAAGAAAGCTACGACCGGAAGCTAACGGCGCTTCGACGTTCAAGGGGCGGATGAAATCCAGCTTCATGATTGCGGCATAGCGCTTTGCTTGCCATTGCCCAAATGCGGATTGCGCTAAACGTCGCCCGGCCCTACCTCTTATATTATAATGTTTTCAGAGAGGAATATATCCGCATGCGTTGTGCGCTTTTGCTTACTGTTGCTACCATCAGTCTGACCGGGCCGGTTTTTGCCGTAGATGAGAAGCAGTCGACGGCTGATCAATCGATCGCGGCCAATGCTCCTCCCGCCCTGATGATCTCCGAAGAAGAAGCCAAAGAAATGCTGAGAAAAGACGCGAAAGCCGGAGCTTTAATGCTGTTTGCGGGCGGAAAAAATGCGCTCGCCTATCCTGAAACGCGAAAAGTCGATCTGGTCGAGGAGCAATTTGGGGTAAAGGTTGCCGACCCCTATCGTTGGCTGGAAGATGATGTTCGCAATAGCAAGGCGGTCGCGGATTGGGTTGCTGCGCAGAAGGCTGTGGCTGACCCCTATCTTGATAGTCTTCCTGGCAAGCAGGCACTCGCGGCGCGTATGAAGGCGCTTTTCGATTATGAACGTTTCAGCCTTCCGCAGAAGGCCGGTGGAAATTATTTCTTCACCAAGATTGATGGGCTGCAGAACCAATCGCCTCTTTACGTACGCAAGGGCCTGAAGGGTAAGGACCGCGTCCTGATCGACCCCAATACTTGGTCGAAGGACGGGGCGACCGCGCTTGACCAATATGAGCCTTCGCCCAATGGCAAATTGCTAGCCTACTCGATCCAGGATGGCGGTTCTGACTGGCGCTCCATCAAGGTGATTGACGTAAAAACCGGCCAAACTTTGGCTGACGAAGTTAAATGGGCGAAATTCACCAATATTGCTTGGGTCGGCAATGAAGGCTTTTTGTATTCGCGCTTCGCTGAACCCCAAAAAGGGCAGGAATTTCAAGCGCTGAACGAGAACCAGACACTTTATTTCCACAAGATCGGAACGCCGCAAAGCGAAGACAAACCTGTCTATGCAACACCAGACCGACCCAAGCTTGGTCACAGCGCACAGGTAACACATGATAATCGCTGGGTCGTTATTACCTCAGCACAGGGCACGGATGACAAATATGAGATCAGCCTGATCCCGCTGGCGAGCAAGAAGGGCAAACTTTTGCCGCTCGACAAGTGGAAGCCGCAGACGCTGATTGCCGGCCTTGAGCATGACTGGCAGCTGATCGAAGGCATGGGCGATCAGCTCTGGTTTATCACCAACAAGGGCGCTCCCAAACTGAAGGTCGTCAAGGTTGACCTTTCAGGTGCTGATCCGGTCTTTTCCGACATTATTGCTGAGCGGAGCGAGCCTTTGGCACGCGCGCAGATTGTCGGCAGCCGCTTGGTGCTGTCCTATCTGAAGGACGCGGCATCGCTTGCCGAGATGGTCAGCTTGGATGGCAAACCACTGCAACGCATTCAGCTCAATTCGATCGGAACGGCCTCAGGATTTTCCGGTAAACCGGGTGATCCGGAAACATTCTATGCTTTTTCAAGCTTTAACCAGCCAGGCGAAATCTATCTCTTCGACTCTACAACCGGGAAGAGCAGCGTTTTCGCGCAACCGAAACTGAGTTTTGACCCAGCGTCGATCAGCATAGAACAGCGTTTCTATGCATCCAAGGATGGCACCAAAGTGCCGATGTTCGTCGTGCGCAAAAAGGATATCGACCTTTCGAAAGGCACGCCGACGCTGCTTTACGCCTATGGCGGGTTTAACCTGCCCCAGCTGCCAAGTTTCAGCGCAACGCGTATGGCGTGGATCCAGTCGGGCGGCGTATTCGTCCTCGCCAATATTCGTGGGGGCAGTGAATATGGCAAGGCTTGGCATGACGCGGGGCGGTTGCTGAACAAGCAGAATGTCTTCGATGATTTCATCGCGGCGGGCGAATATCTCATCAAGGAAGGCATCACGACCAAAGACAAGCTCGCGATTGAGGGCAGGTCCAATGGTGGCTTGTTGATCGGGGCCGTGGTCAATCAGCGGCCAGATTTGTTTGCTGCGGGTCATGCGGCGGTCGGCGTGATGGATATGTTGCGCTTCGACCGCTTTACCGCCGGGCGCTATTGGGTCGATGACTATGGCTATCCCAATAAGGAAGCCGACTTCCAAAACCTGTTGGGCTATTCGCCCTATCACAATATCGAATCCGGCTATCAATATCCTGCTATGATAGTTTCCACCGCCGATACTGATGATCGCGTGGTTCCAGGGCATAGCTTCAAATATACGGCTGCGCTGCAGGCAGCCGACACGGGTCCTAAACCCAAGATCATCCGCATCGAAACCCGTGCGGGACATGGCTCGGGTAAGCCGACCGACAAGCTGATCGAGGAATATTCAGAGATCTATGGCTTCCTCGCCAAATGGACAGGATTGGAGTTGGAGAATGACGCAGCAAAATGAATGGCACCCCCGTCCCGCCAGCTGGTGGGAACGGGTCATGGTTCCGAAGCTCATCGGCTGCGCCTGTGCCCAGCCGCAGATTATGAAGGCGCGCAGCCGGATTGTCCCGCAGTCGGAAGGCGATGTGCTGGAGCTCGGCTGCGGCGGCGGAATCAACATGGCCTTTTACGATCCAGCGCGGATCAAAAGCTATTCAGGTGTCGACCCTTCGGCAGGCCTGCTCGATCGTTCGCGCGAGGCGGCGCAAGTGATCGGGATGGAGGCTGATATTCGTGGCGGCGTAGGGGAGGCGATCCCCTTTGCCAGCGAAAGTTTCGACACTGTGCTGTGTACCTTCACACTCTGCTCGGTCGATGAGCAGAAGCAGGTCTTGGCCGAAATGCGCAGGGTACTGCGACCGGGCGGCAAGGTGCTGTTCCTGGAACATGGCAGCGCGCCGGATGAGGATGTGCGCAAATGGCAACGCCGCATCGAGCCGATCTGGAAACGTATCGGCGGCAATTGCCACCTGACGCGCCCAATCACCAGCGCCTATGAAGCTGCAGGCTTCAAGGTATCCGGCGGTGATAAAGGCTATATGCCCAAATCCCCCCGCCCGTTCAGCTGGATCGAATGGGGCGAAGCACGTCTTGCTTAACCCTTATTTACCGCCTTCGCGCTAGCATAGCCGCGCTATGCTGATGGCGCGTATGGATCAAAAATTGACGGCGGCAGATTGCCCGAGGGATATTCAGACGTTCGCGCCTGACATTTCTCTTCGGCCGCGTGTGCAGATTGTCTGCAATCCTGAAGCGGGTGGCTATTCGGCAAAACGGCTGGCACTACTGGGCGACGCTTATGCCCGGCATGGCTTCGATGTCATTGTCTCCGAAAGCTCTCCAATATCTCCGTTTGTTGCGGCGGAGGGTGTCGACCGGATATGCATATCAGGCGGTGACGGAACAGTGCGACACGTGTTGGAAAATGCTGAACTACGCACAGCGGGTGTTGCCGTCGACATTTACCCGACCGGCACGATCAACCTGCTCGCCCGCGAATGGAAGGATGCCACGCAGCCTGGTGCATTCGTGCGGGTAATGGTGCAGCGGTGTCCGCGAAAATTATATCCGGTCCGCCTCAATGACACCTCGTTTCTGGCCTGCGCAAGTGTAGGGCCCGACGCGCGTGCGGTTGCCAGTTTGTCACCAGCACTCAAACGGCGGATTGGCCGGTTAGCCTATGCCGTGTCGATGGCGAGGCAGTTCGTCAATTGGCAGCGCCCGCAGCTGCGCGTCGTCGTCGATGGCGAGCCGATGGACTGTGAGGCGGTGTATTTAGCCAAAGGGCATTATTACGCCGGACCGTGGAGCTTTGCGCCAGAGGCGCGTCTCGATAATCCGGATCTGTATATTGTCACTTTGCGTCGCGCTCGCCGCCGGGACTTCGCGGTGTTCTTGCTGGCCATGCTGGTGGGGCGGGTTGGAAATCTGGACAATGTGCGGACGATCAAAGGCCGTGATGTCAAGATTGACTCTGTTGGGGCACTCCCGCTTCAAGCCGATGGCGACATAGCCTGTATGACACCGGCACGACTGGTTGTTGCAGACGAGCCAGTCCTAATCTGAAAAACTGTTCATAAAAAATGCCATTTACATGAACATCTGCTGACAAGTCGATTCAGCAACGCAACAGGACGAATCACCTATTCCGTCTCCTGTCAGCGGGAATCATCTCGCCGACGCCAAGGAGACGAATGATGACCATATTGACCAAGAGCCTGCTCAGCGCCGGTGCCGCAGCTGCGGCCCTGGTCAGCGTTGCCGCCCCTGCACAGGCGCGTCACGACGATGACCGGATCAGCACCGGCGAAGTGATCGCAGGTGCCGTAATTCTGGGCGGACTTGCCGCTGTAATTGCATCCAGCGATGACCGCAATGATCGCGACTATCGCTATGACCGTGCGGGTTATGATGAGGGTGATTATCGCCGTGGCGGATATGATCGCGACTATGGCAATCGCTATGGCGGCGGGCGTGCGGCGGTCAACCAGTGCGTCAACGCGGTCGAGCGTTGGGCCAGCCGGTACAGCCGTTCGGACGTGACAGAGATCCGGAACATCGAACGCACCCGCAATGGCTATCGCGTGACAGGCAAGCTGGTTGTGCAGGATGGCTGGCGCGGTAACAATCGTGGCTATGACCAAGATCGCTATGGCCGCAACGGATATGAAGGACGCGGCTATGGTTACAACCGTGGTTATGACAAGGGCCGGTTTACCTGCTTTGTCGAACGCGGACGGGTGGTCGACATCGACTATCGCGGCCTCGATCAGTGGCGCTAATCCGAGACACCAGCAATTGATATGAATTTGCAGGGCGGTTCAGCTTGGCGACAGGCTGAACCGTCCATTTCCCAATAATCAGGGGTGATACCCCTCCTGTACAGGAGGAATTTATGAAGAATTTTGGCAAGGCAGCCCTCGCTACCGGATTGACTGCGATGGTAGCGACAACGCCGCTGCCCGCTATGGCGGCCTATGAAAGCAAACAAGCGGTGACGGCGCGACATGAGGCGTCCGTTTTTGATGACGCGTCTGACTATCACCGCCGTCGCTGGCGCAACCGTCGACTGGATGTCGATGCGGGTGATGTCATCCTCGGCATCGGCCTGATCGCAGCAATTGCTGCCGTCGCCGATTCCGCGGACAAGAATCGTCGTAGCGAACCTCGTCGTGAGGAAGAGCCGCGCTATCGGGACTATGATCGCGAACCGGCGCCTTCCTATAGCGGCGGCAGTGACGTCGGCAGCGCGGTCAGCGCCTGCACTGACGCGGCTGAACGGGCAGCAAATGGCCGGGTTGATGAAATCGGTTCGGTCACACGCGATGGCGCAAGCTGGCGCGTCGTTGGCGAAATCGGCAACGACGATTTCACCTGCACCGTCACCGATGGGCGTGTCGACGATATCCGGATCGGCGACCGCGAGATTTAACTGAAAGTGATTAATTGAAGGGGCCGTGCAAGCAAATTTGCGCGGCCCTTTTCTATTCAGAACACCGGATCATTGGCACCGTTGTCGTCATCACCTATTGGGGTAACGGCAGTGTGGATGCCGCATTCGGTCTTGTCCCAGCCCTTCCAGCGGCCCGAACGAGGATCTTCGCCGGGTGCGACCTTGGTGGTGCAGGGGGAGCAGCCTATTGAAGGGTAACCGAGTTCAACGAGCGGGTGAGCCGGGAGATTATGATCCGCCATGTAAGCGTCGAGCCGTTCCTTGTTCCAGTCGGCAAGCGGATTGACCTTTAATCGGCCTTCCTCAATTTCGAAGCGCGGCAGCGCGCTGCGGGTTGAGGACTGGAACGCCTTGCGCCCGGTAAACTGCGCATCAAAGCCAGCCAGTGCCTGCTTCAGCGGCAACACCTTGCGGATTTCGCAGCAACCATCGGGGTCGTAGGACCAGCGCAGACCATTGCCATCTTTTTGGCTGAGCAGATCGGCATCGGGTTTCAGGTCGCGCAAATCCTTTAGGCCCAACTGTGCCCGTAATTCTTCTTTGTAGGTTATAGTCTCGGGGAAATGCTTTCCGGTATCTAGAAACAACACCGGTACCGTCGGATCAATGCTGGCAATCAAATGCAGCAATATTGCGCTTTCCGCGCCAAAGCTGGAGACGATGGCTACATCGCCCAACATATTCTCTTTCAGCAGAACTTCCAGCATCTCGACGGTATCGCGCCCGCGAAACATATGGTTCAGGCGGATTGCATCGGTCTCGCTGTAGCGAGGCGCGGCATCGATACGGTCGGGCGTACGGAGTTTCTGCTCAGCCATGACGTAACTTCCATACTGGAACTGCCGCATCAGCAGCACCCTGATAGACATGATCATAACGCGCCAAAGCCGCTTCGACGTCGGCCTGATTCAGCGGTGCTTCGGGCGAGAAACTGTCAAAGCCGCAGCGCTTCATGAACGCAATCTGGTCAACCAGCACGTCGCCTTGCGCGCGCAGTTCGCCGACATAGCCCGCCTCGCGCAGGATGCGGGCAGAGGAATAGCCACGCCCATCACGATATTTCGGGAAGGCGATCTCGATCAGCGCAAGCCGGTCGAGATGCGGGATCAGCGCGCGTGCATCGTCGTCGGGTTCCAGCCGCACCGCCGTGGCGTTGGACTGATCGAGGAAAGCGTCAAGGGTGACGGCGGGTTCTTCGCCCTCGGCTGCATGATGCTCAACCATAGATAGCCTCCTTGAACGGTTCCATGCCTACGCGGCGATAGGTATCGACGAAGCGTTCGCCGGGCTCGCGCAGTTCCTTATATTTTTCGGTCGCCCGCTCGACGGCATCGACAATGCCATCCTCGTCAAAACCGGGGCCGGTAATCTTGCCGATCGACACGTCTTCCGCGCCTGAACCGCCCAAAGTCAGCTGGTAATTTTCGACGCCTTTGCGGTCGACACCAAGGATGCCGATATGGCCGGCATGGTGGTGGCCACAGGCGTTGATGCAGCCCGAAATCTTGAGCTTCAATTCGCCCAGATCGCGCTGGCGTTCCGGATCCGCAAAGCGCGTCGCAATCTTCTGCGCGATCGGGATCGATCGGGCATTGGCAAGGCTGCAATAATCGAGGCCGGGGCAGGCGATGATATCGCTGATCAGGTCGAGATTGGCATTGGCCAGATCTGCCGCATTCAGCGCCTGCCACACGGCATATAGATCGCGCTTGGCGACATGCGGCAGCACGATGTTCTGCGCATGGGTGACGCGCAGTTCATCAAAGCTGTATTTCTCCGCCAGGTCAGCCATCACGTCGATCTGCGCCGAGGAGGCGTCGCCTGGAATGCCACCAATCGGCTTCAGGCTGATATTGACGATGGCATAGCCAGCCTGCTTGTGCGGCTTGACATTCTGGTCGAGCCAGACCGCGAAATTGGGATCGCTGCGGTCGATATCTTCGCTGAGGCCAGCTTCGAACGCTGGCGGTGCGAAATAGGCGGCGATGCGCTCCAGCTCTGCTGCGGGCGGATCGATGCCCAGCGTTTTCACATGCGCGAATTCTTCTTCAACCTGACGGCGATATTCATCGGCGCCGATTTCGTGGACGAGGATCTTGATGCGCGCCTTGTAGATATTATCGCGGCGGCCAAAACGGTTGTAGACGCGCAGGCAGGCCTCTGAATAGCTGAGGAAATCCTCGATCGGCACATAATCCTTGATCAAAGGCGCGATCATCGGGGTGCGGCCCATCCCGCCGCCGACATAGAATGCCGCGCCCAGCTTGCCGTCGCGATTGACCAACTGGATGCCGATATCGTGCAGGCGCATTGCGGCGCGATCTTCGTCGGCTGCAATGACGGCAATTTTGAACTTGCGCGGCAGATAGCTGAATTCGGGGTGGAATGTGCTCCACTGGCGCAGCAGCTCGGCCCAGGGGCGCGGATCGGCGACTTCGTCAGCAGCAGCGCCTGCATATTGATCCGAACTGATGTTGCGGATGCAGTTGCCGCTGGTCTGGATCGCATGCATCTCGACCGTCGCCAGTTCAGCCAGCAGATCAGCGCATTCTTCCAGCTTGATCCAGTTATACTGGATATTCTGGCGCGTGGTGAAATGGCCGTAATCGCGGTCATATTTGCGGGCGATATGCGCGAGCATCCGCATCTGGCGGCTGTCGAGCGTACCATAAGGGATCGCAACGCGCAGCATATAGGCGTGCAGTTGCAGATAGAGACCGTTCATCAGGCGCAAGGGCTTGAACTGGTCCTCGGTGATTTCACCGGCAAGGCGACGCTTCACCTGATCGCGAAACTCCTCGACGCGCGCGTCGACGATTGCCTGGTCGTAATTGTCATATTTATACATATCAAATCACCCAATCGCCGGCTGATGGATCGGCAGGTTTCAAAGTAAGGTCGGGGCGCACCGTAGGGCCGAGCGCGCGCACGCGGTCCTTGATATGAGCAGGGCGCGGGCCTTCGGGGGTCGGGATGGCCTCGATGATGTAAGGTGCATTCACACGGCGCGCGCCTTCTTCGGCATGCAAAATGGCATCGCCGCTTTCGCCCACATCAACGGCATCCTCGACATGGATCGACCAGCCGTTGCCGGTCCACCAGGTCACCGCGCCCGAGGCGAGATCATTTCCGGTCAACAATTTCACGCAAGATACTCCGCTTCACGGGCAAGGGCAGCCAGCCGGTCTTCGGCATTGGACATCAGCACCACATCGCCCACAATGATGATGGCGGGCGAACGCACTGCTTCGCGTGCGATCATACCGCCAAGGTCGGTCAGGATAGTGCGGAGCGCGCGGCCGTCTTTACGGCCCACACGCTCCAGCACCGCGACGGGCGTGTCGGGGGAAAGCCCGTCGGCAATTAATTTCTCGCAAATATCGTCGGCAGTCGCGACGCCCATATAGATGACGAGCGTCCGGCCCTTGCCAGCGAGGCCCGCCCAATTCTGGTCGGTCAGCCCCTTGCATTGCCCGGCCACGAAGGTGACCGCGCTCGATGCATCGCGGTGGGTGAGGGGCAGCAGTGCCTGCGCGCCGCCCGCAACCGCGGCGGAAATGCCGGGAATGACTTCGACCGGAACGCCAGCCTCACGGCAAGCATCAACCTCTTCACCGCCACGCCCAAAGATAAACGGATCGCCGCCTTTCAGGCGAACGACGGCGTAACCAGCCAATGCTTCACGCACGAGAATGGCATTGATGCCGTCTTGCGGGACCGAATGGCGGCTGCGCTGCTTGGCGACCGAAATCAGCCGTGCATCAGCGCGAGTCAGCGCGAGGATGGCATCATCGACCAAGCCGTCATGTACGACGACATCGGCATTGGCGATTAGACGCGCGGCCTTTACCGTGAGCAAATCGGGGTCGCCCGGGCCTGCACCGACCAGATAGACTGTAGCTTTTTCCATGCTGCCAAGATGCGCCTTGGGCAGCCAAAGGCCAAATCAGGATATATTGGCGGGGGGATAGGGCGGCTTTATCGCCCCATCGCCAACCCGTTTTGGCTGCCTTCAGTCAGTCTTGACCTTCTTCTTGGGCTTTTTCGGTTTCCCAGCCTTCGGTGCCGCAGGCGTCACTTCAAACACCGGCTGGTTGTCCTTGATATGGACCGCCACTTCGCCGCCATTGACCAACTTGCCGAACAGCAGTTCGTCGGCCAGCGGCTGCTTGATCTTCTCCTGGATCACGCGGCCCATCGGGCGGGCGCCATAGAGCTTGTCATAACCGCGTTCGGTCAGCCAAGCGCGCGCCTCGTCGTCGAGCTTGATATGGACATTCTGGTCTGCGAGTTGGAGTTCAAGTTGCAGGATGAACTTGTCGACCACCATCGCGACAACTTCTGGCGGCAAATAGCCGAAGGGCACCGTGGCATCGAGGCGGTTGCGGAATTCGGGAGCGAACATCGCCTTGACCGCTTCCTCGCCCGCATCTTCCTTGCTGATATTGGTGCCGAATCCGATGCCTTCCTTGGCCATATCGCTGGCCCCGGCATTGGTCGTCATGATCAGGATGACATTGCGGAAATCGACCGTCTTGCCGTGATGGTCGGTCAGGCGGCCATTATCCATCACCTGCAGCAGGATGTTGAACAGATCCGGATGCGCCTTTTCGATTTCGTCGAGCAGCAGCACGCAATGCGGGTTCTGGTCGACGGCATCGGTCAAAAGCCCACCTTGGTCGAAACCGACATATCCCGGAGGCGCACCGATCAGGCGCGAAACGCTGTGCCGTTCCATATATTCGGACATATCGAAACGCTTCAGCGGAATGCCCATGATGCTCGCCAACTGGCGCGCCACTTCGGTCTTGCCGACGCCGGTGGGGCCCGAAAACAGATAGTTGCCGATCGGCTTGTCAGGATCGCGCAGGCCAGCACGGCTGAGTTTGATGGCCGAGGACAGCACCTCGATCGCCTTGTCCTGCCCGAAGACCACACGTTTCAGATCGGCTTCGAGATTACCGAGCGCGGCGCGATCATCGGTCGAGACATTTTTGGGCGGGATGCGGGCGATGGTGGCGATTACAGCCTCGATTTCCTTGGGCGTAATCAGCTTGCGGCGCTTCGACGGCGGCACCAGCATCTGCATCGCGCCAACCTCGTCGATCACGTCTATGGCCTTATCGGGCAGTTTGCGGTCGTTGATGTAGCGTGCCGACAGTTCAACAGCCGCCTTCAAGGCATCGGGGGTATATTTCACCTTGTGGTGATCCTCAAACGCACTGCGCAGCCCGGCGAGAATCTTGATTGTATCGTCAATGGTCGGCTCGTTGACGTCGATCTTCTGGAAACGACGCAGTAGTGCGCGATCCTTTTCGAAGTGGTTGCGGAATTCCTTGTACGTCGTTGAACCAATGCAGCGAATGGTTCCACCCGACAAAGCGGGTTTGAGCAGGTTCGAGGCATCCATTGCACCGCCGCTGGTCGCACCGGCACCAATCACGGTGTGGATTTCGTCGATGAACAGGATCGCATCGGGCAGCTTTTCCAGCTCCGAAACCACCGCTTTCAACCGCTCTTCAAAATCGCCGCGATAACGGGTACCTGCAAGCAGCGCGCCCATATCGAGCGAGTAGATGACCGCAGGCAGCAGCACTTCGGGCACCTGCTTTTCGACGATGCGGCGAGCAAGGCCTTCTGCGATCGCTGTTTTGCCGACGCCGGGTTCACCCACATAAAGCGGGTTGTTCTTTGAACGGCGGCACAGAATCTGCACCGTGCGGTCAACTTCTTCGCTGCGACCGATCAGCGGATCGATGCGGCCCTGTTTGGCTTTCTCGTTGAGGTTGACCGTGAATTGCTCAAGCGCTGTTTCCTTGCCGCCCTTCTTGTCCTTGGCATCGGGCGCAGCCTCTTCCTTGCGTTCCTCACTGCCTTCGACTGGGCGCTGCTCGATCAGCTTGCCGTCCTTGCCGATACCGTGGCTGATGTAGCTCACTGCGTCGAGGCGGCTCATATCCTGCTGTTGCAGGAAATAGACGGCATAGCTTTCGCGTTCGGAAAACAGCGCGACCAGCACATTGGCGCCGGTGACGACATCCTTGCCCGAGCTTTGAACGTGCAAGATGGCACGCTGCACCACCCGTTGAAACCCGCTAGTGGGCGAGGGGTCGACATTGCCTCCGACCTTCAAGCTTTCGAGCTCATTGTCGAGATACTGGATCACGGTGTCGCTGAGTTCGCCCAGATCGACGCCGCAGGCCTGCATTACCTTGGACGCATCCGGGTCTTCGATCAGCGCCAGCAGCAGATGCTCCAGCGTTGCATATTCATGCGCACGCTCCGCCGCGTTTTTCAACGCGTTGTGCAGCGTGGCTTCAAGCGATTCAGCAAAACTGGGCATTCAGATACACTCCGTGGCAGAGCCCCGACCGCCGGTTGCCCCGCTTCATCAATGTCGCCCTTTTAACGGCGCATTTCAACCGCGCTTGCGGTGGTTTTCGAATTTTCCCGAAAATGGTTGCCGAAATGTTGCGGATAAACACTTAACGAGCCAGGTCAGCCCTTGCGAAACAGCGCATCGGCCGCGTTGCGATGGCTGGAGGCTGCATTTATTTTAGACTCGCATCGGGCGATTTCGCTTTTCAGTTGCTCGATACGTTCCTTGAGTTCGTCGATCGACAGCGGATCCAGATCCTGCCGGACCAGTTGCGACAGCGGGTCGGTGCCACGGAGCGGTAAATTCTCATCCATATCCATGGCGCGAGTGTTGACTGGACCTTCGCCGCTGTCAATATGCCGCCGTTTTCCAGCGACCGGCAAGGGGGAATGGCCGTGGCTCTGCCCGATATGATGACTGCAATCGAAATCTCGACACCGGGCGGGCCCGAAGTGCTGCTGCCTTGCCAAAGGCCGGTTCCTGTTCCCCGCGAGGGTGAAGTGCTGGTCAAGGTTGCCGCTGCTGGCGTGAACCGCCCCGATGTGGTGCAACGCATGGGGCTCTATCCGGCACCACCGGGGGCGAGTGACCTGCCAGGTCTTGAGATTTCGGGCACTGTGGTGGCAATCGGATCAGGTGTTGAGAGCGAGCATCTAGGGCAGAAAGTGTGCGCGCTGGTCGCGGGTGGCGGTTATGCGGAATATAGCATCGCCCGCGCTGATGTTTGCTGGCCTGTGCCGCCAAGCCTGCCGATGGAAGAAGCGGCGGCTATCCCCGAAACGCTGATGACGGTTTGGCACAATGTTTTCGAACGCGGCTATGCGAGAGATGGTGAGACGATATTGGTGCATGGTGGCACCAGCGGGATTGGCACGATGGCGATCAAGCTGGGGAAGCTTTTCGGGCTGGAAGTCATCGTCACCTGCGGTTCGGCTGAAAAGTGCGCAGCGGCGCTGGCCATCGGCGCGGATCATGCGATCGACTATAAGGCGAGCGATTTCGTCGAGGAAGTCGGCAAGATTACCGGCGGCAAGGGCGTGCATCTGGTGCTCGATATGGTCGCCGGAAGCTATGTTCCGCGCAACCTCAAATGTTTGCGCGAAGATGGGCGGCATGTGACCATCGCGGTGCAAGGCGGGCTGGTGGCCGAAATCAACATGGCGCAGGTGATGAGCCGCCGGTTGACGCTGACCGGATCAACGCTGCGTCCGCGGTCCAATGAATTCAAGGGGCTGCTGGCGCAGGAGATTTACGAAAATGTTTGGCCCGATGTCGTCGAAGGGCGGTTGCGCCCCGAAATGGCGCGGTCCTTTCCGCTGGTGGAAGCCGCCGCAGCCCACCGCCTGATGGAAAGCGGCAATTTTGTCGGCAAGATTATCTTGCTCGCGTAACCCAACAAAAAACCCCGGAGTTTCCTCCGGGGTTTGATGTTTGCGCTACCGGCTCAGGTCAGAACCGGAAACCTACCGCAACGCCGTAGGTGCGCGGATCCAGCGTGTAGATATTTGTGAACAGGCCCGATGACGGGTCTGTAATATACTTGCCTGTGATCGCCTGCGAGTTGAACAAGTTCGATACAAATGCCCGCGCATAAAACTTGTCTTCTGGTCCAGAGACAGTCAGCTGTGTGCTGACAATTTCATATGACTTAATACGATCGCGGACTGTATTAAAATTGCTGCCCCATGCATTACCCGTGAAGTACAGGTCTGCACGCGGCGTAATGGTC
Proteins encoded:
- a CDS encoding diacylglycerol/lipid kinase family protein — its product is MARMDQKLTAADCPRDIQTFAPDISLRPRVQIVCNPEAGGYSAKRLALLGDAYARHGFDVIVSESSPISPFVAAEGVDRICISGGDGTVRHVLENAELRTAGVAVDIYPTGTINLLAREWKDATQPGAFVRVMVQRCPRKLYPVRLNDTSFLACASVGPDARAVASLSPALKRRIGRLAYAVSMARQFVNWQRPQLRVVVDGEPMDCEAVYLAKGHYYAGPWSFAPEARLDNPDLYIVTLRRARRRDFAVFLLAMLVGRVGNLDNVRTIKGRDVKIDSVGALPLQADGDIACMTPARLVVADEPVLI
- a CDS encoding class I SAM-dependent methyltransferase, with product MTQQNEWHPRPASWWERVMVPKLIGCACAQPQIMKARSRIVPQSEGDVLELGCGGGINMAFYDPARIKSYSGVDPSAGLLDRSREAAQVIGMEADIRGGVGEAIPFASESFDTVLCTFTLCSVDEQKQVLAEMRRVLRPGGKVLFLEHGSAPDEDVRKWQRRIEPIWKRIGGNCHLTRPITSAYEAAGFKVSGGDKGYMPKSPRPFSWIEWGEARLA
- a CDS encoding prolyl oligopeptidase family serine peptidase; the protein is MLFAGGKNALAYPETRKVDLVEEQFGVKVADPYRWLEDDVRNSKAVADWVAAQKAVADPYLDSLPGKQALAARMKALFDYERFSLPQKAGGNYFFTKIDGLQNQSPLYVRKGLKGKDRVLIDPNTWSKDGATALDQYEPSPNGKLLAYSIQDGGSDWRSIKVIDVKTGQTLADEVKWAKFTNIAWVGNEGFLYSRFAEPQKGQEFQALNENQTLYFHKIGTPQSEDKPVYATPDRPKLGHSAQVTHDNRWVVITSAQGTDDKYEISLIPLASKKGKLLPLDKWKPQTLIAGLEHDWQLIEGMGDQLWFITNKGAPKLKVVKVDLSGADPVFSDIIAERSEPLARAQIVGSRLVLSYLKDAASLAEMVSLDGKPLQRIQLNSIGTASGFSGKPGDPETFYAFSSFNQPGEIYLFDSTTGKSSVFAQPKLSFDPASISIEQRFYASKDGTKVPMFVVRKKDIDLSKGTPTLLYAYGGFNLPQLPSFSATRMAWIQSGGVFVLANIRGGSEYGKAWHDAGRLLNKQNVFDDFIAAGEYLIKEGITTKDKLAIEGRSNGGLLIGAVVNQRPDLFAAGHAAVGVMDMLRFDRFTAGRYWVDDYGYPNKEADFQNLLGYSPYHNIESGYQYPAMIVSTADTDDRVVPGHSFKYTAALQAADTGPKPKIIRIETRAGHGSGKPTDKLIEEYSEIYGFLAKWTGLELENDAAK
- a CDS encoding phosphoadenylyl-sulfate reductase, whose protein sequence is MAEQKLRTPDRIDAAPRYSETDAIRLNHMFRGRDTVEMLEVLLKENMLGDVAIVSSFGAESAILLHLIASIDPTVPVLFLDTGKHFPETITYKEELRAQLGLKDLRDLKPDADLLSQKDGNGLRWSYDPDGCCEIRKVLPLKQALAGFDAQFTGRKAFQSSTRSALPRFEIEEGRLKVNPLADWNKERLDAYMADHNLPAHPLVELGYPSIGCSPCTTKVAPGEDPRSGRWKGWDKTECGIHTAVTPIGDDDNGANDPVF
- a CDS encoding DUF934 domain-containing protein; the encoded protein is MVEHHAAEGEEPAVTLDAFLDQSNATAVRLEPDDDARALIPHLDRLALIEIAFPKYRDGRGYSSARILREAGYVGELRAQGDVLVDQIAFMKRCGFDSFSPEAPLNQADVEAALARYDHVYQGAADAAVPVWKLRHG